The Candidatus Flexicrinis proximus genome includes a window with the following:
- a CDS encoding DUF3179 domain-containing protein, which produces MDATAKPFNAGFAMLEDYLDTSIYPASLNVSGPHKLADAVARLEIPPDMHMLTFEDEGIIHAFPMRLVLCYNVIQSTNVEKGWFLSFCNACNTGMVFDPVMDGKPLHFRRRGAYDGMLLVWDAETQSYWQHITGECLHGTSDGKKLRLITATRHMTAAEVLAQCPDARFYTSPLTPDQERLTLLMEKMRANPGRVAEGIASTIQTEDSRRPRFELGLGVWNGRSSKFFPLPVIAGHDNVIITEFSGRRMLIYHQLDSMSPVAVYVEANKASWNREALRLDNGDWIKDNQYHTVDGGLRPLDSPLQMLMRWYGFASTFPGCEVMADTK; this is translated from the coding sequence GTGGACGCAACAGCAAAGCCGTTTAATGCCGGATTCGCCATGCTGGAAGACTACCTGGACACCAGCATTTATCCCGCCAGCCTGAACGTTTCCGGGCCGCACAAACTAGCCGATGCGGTCGCACGGCTTGAAATCCCGCCGGACATGCACATGCTGACGTTTGAGGACGAGGGGATCATTCACGCATTCCCGATGCGCCTTGTGCTGTGCTACAACGTCATCCAGTCCACAAATGTGGAAAAAGGGTGGTTTCTCTCGTTCTGTAACGCGTGCAATACAGGGATGGTTTTCGATCCGGTCATGGACGGCAAACCCCTGCATTTCCGGCGGCGCGGAGCGTATGACGGGATGCTGCTGGTCTGGGATGCAGAGACGCAGTCCTACTGGCAGCACATCACTGGTGAATGCCTGCACGGAACAAGCGACGGCAAGAAGCTCAGGCTAATCACGGCGACGCGCCATATGACTGCCGCTGAAGTCCTTGCACAGTGTCCCGACGCGCGATTCTATACCAGCCCGCTGACGCCGGATCAGGAAAGACTAACACTGCTGATGGAAAAGATGCGCGCCAACCCTGGCCGCGTCGCAGAAGGAATTGCGAGTACCATCCAGACTGAAGATTCGCGCCGGCCGCGCTTCGAATTAGGCCTGGGGGTCTGGAATGGCCGCAGCAGCAAGTTCTTTCCGCTGCCCGTGATTGCCGGACATGATAACGTGATCATCACCGAGTTTAGCGGCCGGCGGATGCTGATCTATCATCAGTTGGATTCTATGTCCCCGGTAGCGGTTTACGTTGAAGCAAACAAGGCGTCGTGGAACCGCGAAGCGCTCAGGCTCGATAATGGCGACTGGATCAAGGATAACCAGTATCACACGGTCGACGGCGGTTTGCGCCCGCTGGACTCGCCGCTGCAAATGCTCATGCGCTGGTATGGGTTTGCGTCGACATTTCCGGGATGCGAGGTCATGGCCGATACGAAATAA
- a CDS encoding response regulator encodes MNENNNIKTGQLAHGALVVTADSEFVTVVENTLIPASIVHVFADTMFKAAQIVERGARPAVILIDLSADQALEFVEQVKSHAQFSQIPVLAVTEDPSLPEVKTAIKAGANRWITKSFVGNTLLAVMRQFTIL; translated from the coding sequence ATGAATGAAAATAACAACATCAAGACTGGTCAGCTCGCCCATGGCGCACTCGTTGTGACTGCGGACAGTGAATTCGTCACCGTCGTGGAAAATACGCTGATTCCGGCATCCATCGTCCATGTGTTTGCCGATACGATGTTCAAGGCGGCGCAGATTGTGGAACGCGGCGCGCGGCCTGCGGTCATCCTGATTGACCTATCGGCAGATCAGGCGCTGGAATTTGTCGAACAGGTCAAGTCACACGCGCAGTTCTCTCAGATTCCGGTGCTGGCGGTGACTGAAGACCCCAGCCTTCCTGAAGTGAAAACCGCAATCAAAGCAGGCGCAAATCGCTGGATCACCAAGTCGTTTGTCGGTAACACGCTGCTCGCGGTGATGCGGCAGTTCACGATCCTCTAG
- a CDS encoding cation transporter: protein MNGRESLRRYAYLSIAAALVTIGLKSGAYFLTGSVGLLSDALESLVNLAAAIVALAALVVASRPPDDSHEFGHDKIEYFSAGIEGTLILVAAGSIVVTSLERLFRPQPLEQLGLGIAISIIASGVNLGVALTLMRVGKQRDSITLQADARHLMTDVWTSVGVLAGVGLVALTGIERLDPIVALIVAANIVRIGIVLVRGSFDGLMDTSVSVEDRESIDRVLRVFQGQGIQFHALRTRQAAARRFMTVHVLVPPQWTIKKGHDVVEQIEHAIRAAVPNAHVLTHLEPLGDPAAQEDVTLDRSS, encoded by the coding sequence ATGAACGGGCGTGAGTCGCTTCGCCGCTATGCGTATCTCTCGATCGCAGCGGCGTTGGTCACAATTGGTTTGAAATCCGGTGCCTATTTCCTGACCGGTTCGGTAGGTCTGCTTTCCGATGCGCTTGAATCGCTGGTCAATCTGGCCGCGGCCATCGTTGCGCTTGCAGCCCTGGTGGTGGCATCGCGCCCGCCTGATGACTCGCATGAGTTCGGTCATGACAAGATCGAGTATTTCTCTGCCGGGATTGAGGGCACACTGATCCTTGTGGCGGCTGGAAGTATCGTCGTCACCAGCCTGGAACGCTTGTTTCGTCCCCAACCGCTGGAGCAGCTTGGTTTAGGTATTGCCATCTCGATCATCGCGTCCGGCGTAAATCTGGGAGTCGCGCTAACGCTGATGCGGGTCGGTAAACAGCGGGACTCGATCACGCTCCAGGCCGACGCGCGACACTTAATGACCGACGTCTGGACAAGTGTCGGTGTTCTGGCGGGGGTTGGCCTTGTCGCCCTGACCGGGATCGAACGCCTTGATCCGATTGTCGCGCTGATCGTCGCGGCGAACATCGTTCGGATCGGGATTGTGCTGGTCCGCGGGAGTTTCGACGGGCTGATGGACACGTCGGTATCGGTCGAGGATCGTGAGTCGATTGACCGGGTGCTGCGCGTGTTCCAGGGGCAGGGTATTCAGTTCCACGCGCTCCGCACCCGTCAGGCGGCCGCGCGCCGCTTCATGACGGTACACGTGTTGGTTCCGCCGCAGTGGACGATTAAGAAGGGACATGACGTCGTCGAGCAGATCGAACACGCCATCCGTGCCGCTGTACCAAACGCGCATGTGTTGACGCACCTTGAACCTCTGGGTGATCCTGCCGCGCAGGAAGATGTCACGCTGGACCGCAGCAGCTGA
- a CDS encoding ABC-F family ATP-binding cassette domain-containing protein codes for MSILTFNDLAQTFGQFDIFASANGRIEKDSRIGLVGPNGIGKTSLLRIIAGLERQSRGSLSPSAGLRFAYLRQEAIETFADAESTLYDAMIEVFGPVKALEAQMRDLEDRMAEDASEAVMTAYGDAMEEFEARGGYDYEFRTEQTLAGLGFTPEDYSTPVRLLSGGQKTRALLAKLLLERPDLLILDEPTNHLDIQALTWLEGVLSRWQGALLVVSHDRKFLDQVVNTVWAMSRGGIDTYKGNYSAYTRQRHERQERAMLVYEAEMERMWKEFDFIKRFKKDGDAQAVGRLRRLSRDLVAIEELGIVEYKQSKKWSETGVGGVRMFTVAEAESALKAIRPPVGKPPRLRMRIETGQRSGERVLTLRNLTVGYPNRPLFTVKEEALFRGQVVALTGGNGSGKTTLLKTLMEQIEPLTGRVDLGHNVRVGYFAQAHDNLDTSKSALDTLIDAAHALGNQMGIAEARHLLAAYLFRGDEVYKLVGDLSGGERGRLALAMLSLNGANLLLLDEPTNHLDVQAQEALQQILEDFPGTILMVSHDRYLIDQLATHIWEVSEGGITVIEREAVAA; via the coding sequence ATGTCTATCCTTACATTTAACGACCTCGCCCAAACCTTTGGGCAGTTCGATATCTTCGCTAGCGCCAACGGCCGAATCGAGAAAGATAGCCGTATCGGGTTGGTCGGCCCCAACGGCATCGGCAAGACTTCACTGCTTCGGATCATCGCGGGGCTGGAACGTCAGTCACGCGGCAGTCTTTCGCCGAGCGCCGGACTACGATTCGCTTATCTCCGGCAGGAAGCCATCGAGACGTTTGCGGATGCCGAATCAACGCTGTACGATGCGATGATCGAAGTTTTTGGACCGGTGAAGGCGCTTGAGGCGCAGATGCGCGACCTTGAAGATCGGATGGCCGAAGACGCTTCCGAGGCGGTAATGACCGCCTATGGCGACGCCATGGAAGAGTTCGAGGCACGCGGCGGCTACGACTATGAGTTCCGCACCGAGCAGACCCTGGCAGGACTCGGCTTTACCCCGGAAGACTACAGCACCCCTGTCCGCCTGCTCAGCGGCGGTCAGAAGACTCGTGCCCTCCTGGCGAAGCTCCTGCTCGAACGCCCCGATCTCTTGATCCTGGACGAACCGACCAATCATCTCGACATTCAGGCGCTGACTTGGCTTGAAGGCGTACTCTCGCGCTGGCAGGGTGCGCTGCTGGTCGTCAGCCATGATCGCAAATTTCTCGATCAGGTCGTCAACACTGTTTGGGCGATGTCCCGTGGCGGGATCGACACCTACAAGGGCAATTACAGCGCATACACGCGCCAGCGGCATGAGCGTCAGGAACGCGCAATGCTGGTGTATGAAGCCGAGATGGAGCGGATGTGGAAAGAGTTCGACTTCATCAAGCGCTTCAAGAAGGACGGCGACGCACAGGCAGTCGGCCGCTTACGCCGGTTGAGCCGTGATCTGGTGGCGATCGAAGAACTTGGAATCGTCGAATACAAACAGTCGAAAAAGTGGAGCGAGACGGGCGTCGGCGGGGTGCGTATGTTCACTGTTGCCGAGGCTGAATCCGCCCTCAAGGCCATCAGGCCTCCTGTCGGCAAGCCCCCGCGCTTGCGCATGCGGATCGAGACGGGACAGCGCAGCGGCGAGCGCGTTCTGACCCTGCGCAATTTGACTGTTGGCTATCCCAATCGCCCTCTGTTCACCGTTAAGGAAGAAGCCCTGTTTCGCGGGCAGGTCGTCGCGTTAACTGGCGGCAACGGCAGCGGCAAGACCACGCTGCTAAAGACCCTGATGGAACAGATTGAACCTCTGACCGGTCGGGTTGACCTGGGGCATAATGTCCGCGTTGGGTATTTCGCGCAGGCTCACGACAACCTCGACACATCCAAGTCGGCCCTGGACACACTGATCGACGCGGCACATGCCCTCGGCAATCAGATGGGCATCGCGGAAGCGCGTCACCTGCTTGCGGCGTATCTGTTCCGAGGCGATGAAGTCTACAAATTGGTGGGCGACCTGAGCGGTGGCGAGCGTGGGCGGTTGGCACTGGCGATGCTCTCGCTGAATGGTGCGAACTTGCTGCTCCTTGACGAACCAACCAACCATCTGGACGTACAGGCACAGGAAGCCCTGCAGCAGATTCTGGAAGATTTCCCCGGTACGATCCTCATGGTCAGCCATGACCGCTACCTGATCGACCAGTTGGCGACGCATATCTGGGAAGTATCTGAAGGCGGCATAACTGTCATCGAGCGCGAAGCGGTCGCAGCCTGA
- a CDS encoding cation-translocating P-type ATPase, whose amino-acid sequence MAEFYSLDVEATAAELKADKLNGLTSTEAQRRLTEHGRNVLPTGEDTSVWKILLSQFTDIMVIVLIAAAVISIFLNEVEDSLVILVIVVLNALLGTYQEYRAEQALAALGAMQVPRVRVRRDGGVTEISAEELVVGDLVLLQEGDRIPADGRLVVAKSLNIEEAALTGESQPVEKKIEAIEGENVALGDRLNMAFMGTAINFGRGEMLVTGTGLKTQLGKIASMLMEVEDQKTPLQIQLSRLTIMLIRGAILVVFVVFIVGLLRGFALDEMLITAIGLAVAAVPEGLPAIITVSLSLGAARMVRRHALIRKLPAVETLGSVTVICSDKTGTLTKNEMTATMLALPGLDDVDVSGIGYTPEGEFKVGQQSLNPASDPQIGRFLQAMALDTDAYLERDEDGRFRVVGDTTEGALLVAAQKIGWTRAQLEKDLPRVAELPFSSERKAMTTIHEVVGAQSDVLFEGKYIAITKGAPDRLINWAGFEHRPEGMVALTEERRKVWHDQVNLMASKGLRVLGVAYRPLESVPGDINPSIERELNLLGLVGILDPARPEAKAAVQKARDAGIRPIMITGDHALTAEAIARDLGILRDGEQAITGSELEKMTEAQLVDALQRTSAFARVSPEHKLKLVRALQSQNEVVAMTGDGVNDAPALKQANIGVAMGITGTEVSKGAADMVLTDDNFASIVAAVEEGRTIYDNIRKFVRYLLSSNIGEILVMLVAILIGMPIPLLAIQILWVNLVTDGLPAIALGFEPAEADVMKRNPRPKGETIFARGLGRQVIVMAIFLAIVTLAGFYFGHVTHGLDAFSPTLGAESKTYAELTELVGEDQVPAAWDTLSAEQRIAVLEGNPGESEGSHGTSQGLLGALESLPRTIAFTVLALGQMFHVAGIHAGESVSFFRVGFKSNRLLMWAILSTFVLQMLVLYVPFLSGILDTYPMGLTDLLVSLALAFVVLLGTEVDRIVFSKKAAA is encoded by the coding sequence ATGGCGGAATTCTATAGTCTCGATGTCGAAGCAACCGCTGCTGAACTCAAAGCCGACAAGCTAAACGGTTTGACCAGCACAGAGGCGCAGCGCCGCCTGACAGAACACGGCCGCAATGTCCTGCCAACCGGTGAAGATACATCCGTCTGGAAGATACTGCTCTCGCAGTTCACCGACATCATGGTCATCGTGCTGATTGCTGCAGCAGTCATCTCGATATTCCTGAATGAGGTCGAAGATTCGCTGGTCATCCTCGTCATTGTGGTCCTCAATGCGCTGCTCGGCACCTATCAGGAGTACCGAGCGGAACAGGCGCTGGCCGCCCTGGGCGCCATGCAGGTACCCCGTGTTCGCGTCAGGCGCGATGGCGGCGTCACCGAAATCAGTGCCGAAGAACTGGTAGTCGGCGATCTCGTGCTTCTGCAGGAAGGTGACCGGATACCGGCAGATGGCCGTCTGGTTGTTGCGAAAAGCCTGAATATCGAAGAGGCAGCACTCACCGGAGAATCCCAGCCGGTTGAGAAGAAAATCGAGGCGATCGAAGGCGAAAACGTGGCGCTGGGTGACCGGCTCAATATGGCGTTTATGGGTACCGCTATCAACTTTGGACGCGGCGAAATGCTGGTGACCGGCACCGGCCTGAAGACGCAGCTCGGCAAGATCGCATCCATGCTGATGGAAGTGGAAGATCAGAAGACTCCGCTGCAAATACAACTCAGCCGCCTGACCATAATGCTCATTCGCGGCGCGATTCTGGTGGTGTTTGTCGTCTTCATTGTCGGCCTGCTGCGCGGCTTTGCGCTCGACGAGATGCTCATCACTGCCATTGGTCTGGCTGTTGCCGCCGTACCTGAAGGGCTGCCCGCGATCATTACCGTCAGCCTGTCGCTCGGGGCAGCGCGCATGGTGCGCCGTCACGCGCTGATCCGCAAACTTCCTGCGGTCGAAACGCTCGGTTCGGTCACGGTTATCTGCTCGGACAAGACCGGCACGCTCACGAAGAACGAGATGACGGCTACGATGCTTGCATTGCCGGGGTTGGATGATGTCGACGTGAGCGGCATCGGGTATACGCCGGAAGGTGAGTTTAAGGTCGGTCAACAGTCGCTAAATCCCGCTTCAGACCCACAGATTGGCCGCTTCCTACAGGCTATGGCGCTGGATACCGATGCCTACCTGGAACGTGACGAAGACGGTCGGTTCCGCGTCGTCGGAGATACGACCGAAGGCGCCCTGCTGGTCGCGGCGCAGAAGATCGGCTGGACACGCGCCCAGCTTGAAAAAGACCTGCCGCGAGTGGCCGAACTTCCGTTCAGCAGCGAGCGTAAAGCGATGACGACCATCCACGAAGTCGTCGGCGCCCAATCCGATGTGTTGTTTGAAGGCAAGTACATTGCCATCACCAAAGGCGCGCCAGATCGTCTGATCAACTGGGCAGGATTCGAACACCGCCCGGAAGGCATGGTCGCGCTTACCGAGGAACGGCGTAAGGTCTGGCACGATCAGGTCAACTTGATGGCGTCCAAAGGGCTGCGTGTCCTCGGCGTTGCCTATCGCCCGCTGGAGTCCGTCCCGGGAGACATCAACCCCAGCATCGAACGCGAGCTGAACCTTCTCGGGCTGGTAGGCATTCTCGACCCGGCCCGTCCTGAAGCAAAGGCGGCTGTACAGAAGGCGCGCGATGCCGGTATTCGCCCGATCATGATTACCGGGGATCATGCGCTGACGGCCGAGGCGATTGCCCGGGATCTGGGGATCCTGCGTGACGGCGAGCAGGCTATAACGGGCTCTGAACTCGAGAAGATGACCGAGGCGCAGCTGGTCGACGCGCTTCAACGGACCTCGGCGTTCGCTCGTGTCTCGCCGGAGCACAAGCTCAAGCTGGTCAGGGCGCTTCAATCGCAGAACGAAGTCGTGGCGATGACAGGCGATGGCGTCAACGATGCGCCCGCGCTCAAACAGGCGAATATCGGCGTCGCCATGGGAATTACCGGTACTGAGGTAAGCAAGGGCGCTGCCGATATGGTGTTGACCGACGACAACTTCGCCAGCATCGTCGCTGCAGTCGAAGAAGGCCGCACGATCTACGACAATATCCGCAAATTCGTACGCTATCTGCTCAGCAGCAATATCGGCGAAATCCTGGTGATGCTGGTCGCTATCCTGATCGGGATGCCCATCCCACTGCTGGCGATCCAGATTCTATGGGTAAATCTCGTCACGGATGGCTTGCCTGCGATCGCGCTGGGTTTTGAGCCTGCCGAGGCCGACGTGATGAAACGCAATCCCCGTCCGAAGGGTGAAACTATCTTTGCCCGCGGGTTGGGCCGCCAGGTAATTGTCATGGCGATCTTTCTGGCCATAGTGACTTTGGCCGGTTTCTACTTTGGCCATGTTACCCACGGCCTCGATGCGTTTAGTCCGACGCTTGGCGCCGAAAGCAAGACCTACGCAGAGCTGACTGAATTGGTTGGCGAGGATCAGGTACCTGCGGCGTGGGATACGCTGTCGGCTGAACAGCGCATCGCTGTCCTGGAAGGGAACCCAGGCGAGTCCGAAGGGAGTCATGGCACGTCCCAGGGACTGCTTGGAGCGTTGGAAAGCCTGCCGCGTACGATTGCCTTCACGGTGCTGGCTTTGGGGCAGATGTTTCATGTGGCCGGCATCCATGCAGGCGAGAGCGTATCGTTCTTCCGGGTTGGCTTCAAGTCGAACCGGCTGCTGATGTGGGCCATCCTATCCACTTTTGTCCTCCAGATGCTGGTACTCTACGTTCCGTTCCTGAGCGGCATCCTCGATACCTATCCGATGGGCCTGACCGATCTGCTGGTCTCGCTCGCTCTAGCATTTGTCGTCCTCCTCGGGACTGAAGTTGACCGTATTGTGTTCTCCAAGAAAGCCGCTGCATGA
- a CDS encoding methionine--tRNA ligase: MTRHIHVSVGWPYSNGDLHVGHLAGAYLPADIFARYHRLKGNQVLMVSGSDSHGTPISIEADKRGVSPREIFEHYHLRFVQTQQKLGISYDLFTHTDTENHHRLAQRIFTVLLEKGYLYTEAQKLLYSEKEKRFLPDRYVEGECYFCHFAKARGDQCDNCGNLIDATQLINPHNRFDAADKLVVRESTHYFLDLSRTADKLLAYLETSSDRWRPAVVNFAKNMIQQGVKDDLRGRAYTRDLDWGIPVPLEGWDGKCIYVWFEAVNGYLTASVEWAQNQGTPDAWKDWWHNPEAETYYFIGKDNVPFHTVIWPAQLIGVERLDESDAPATLNLPYDVPANQFMNIEGQKFSKSNNWAIWVPDILERYQADAIRYYIAATFPEGADADFAWDGFLSRVNGELVAAWGNLVNRMLTFAYKRFEGKVPTFDALTEADHAMIAAAEAGFDQVGALLEKVKLREALSAAFGIVREANGYIDRRAPWKSIKEDPADAARAVYTVLRVIDNLKVILSPFLPHTAQQVHEYLGHEGRLFGSLDIVEYQETTRAHKALVYSKADAIGSWVKSELQPGQTLREPQALFVKLDPSIVDAERAFLGAEREERDI, translated from the coding sequence ATGACTCGCCACATCCATGTTTCCGTCGGTTGGCCATACTCAAACGGCGACCTCCACGTTGGGCACCTCGCAGGCGCATATCTGCCTGCTGATATTTTCGCGCGCTACCACCGCCTGAAAGGTAACCAGGTTCTGATGGTCTCGGGTTCCGACAGCCACGGAACACCGATCAGTATCGAGGCCGATAAACGCGGCGTTTCCCCGCGCGAGATTTTCGAGCACTACCACCTGCGCTTCGTACAAACGCAGCAGAAGCTCGGTATCAGTTACGACTTATTTACGCACACCGACACTGAGAACCACCATCGTCTGGCCCAGCGCATTTTCACCGTGCTGTTGGAAAAGGGCTATCTGTACACAGAAGCGCAGAAGCTGCTTTACAGCGAGAAGGAAAAACGGTTTCTGCCCGACCGTTATGTCGAGGGCGAATGCTATTTCTGCCATTTCGCCAAGGCGCGGGGCGACCAATGTGACAACTGCGGCAATCTGATCGACGCCACGCAGCTCATCAACCCGCATAACCGCTTCGATGCAGCCGATAAGCTTGTCGTTCGCGAATCAACCCATTACTTCCTGGACCTCAGCCGCACAGCAGATAAACTGCTCGCGTACCTGGAGACCAGTTCCGACCGCTGGCGTCCCGCAGTGGTCAATTTCGCCAAGAATATGATCCAGCAGGGCGTGAAAGACGATCTGCGCGGCCGCGCCTATACACGCGACCTTGACTGGGGCATCCCCGTGCCGTTGGAAGGTTGGGATGGCAAGTGTATCTATGTGTGGTTCGAGGCGGTCAACGGCTATCTGACCGCCAGCGTAGAATGGGCTCAGAATCAGGGTACGCCAGACGCATGGAAAGACTGGTGGCATAACCCTGAAGCCGAGACGTACTACTTCATCGGCAAGGACAACGTGCCGTTCCACACAGTAATCTGGCCGGCACAGCTGATCGGGGTTGAGCGCCTCGATGAATCGGATGCTCCGGCAACCCTCAACCTCCCTTATGACGTCCCGGCGAATCAATTCATGAACATTGAAGGGCAGAAATTTAGCAAGAGCAACAACTGGGCGATCTGGGTGCCGGACATCCTCGAGCGCTACCAGGCGGATGCGATTCGCTACTACATTGCAGCCACATTCCCGGAAGGCGCCGACGCCGACTTTGCGTGGGACGGGTTCCTCAGCCGCGTGAACGGTGAGCTGGTTGCGGCCTGGGGCAACCTGGTCAACCGTATGCTGACGTTTGCGTACAAGCGATTTGAAGGCAAAGTCCCGACGTTCGACGCGCTAACCGAAGCCGACCATGCCATGATCGCCGCTGCTGAAGCGGGTTTCGATCAGGTGGGCGCGTTGCTTGAAAAGGTCAAACTGCGTGAAGCCCTCAGTGCAGCATTCGGCATCGTACGTGAGGCGAATGGCTACATTGACCGGCGCGCGCCGTGGAAGTCGATCAAAGAAGACCCGGCGGATGCCGCTCGCGCGGTCTACACAGTCCTGAGGGTCATTGACAACCTGAAAGTGATTCTGTCGCCGTTCCTGCCACATACCGCGCAGCAGGTCCACGAATATCTTGGCCACGAGGGCCGCCTGTTTGGCAGTCTCGACATCGTCGAGTATCAGGAGACGACGCGGGCGCATAAAGCGCTGGTTTACAGCAAGGCCGATGCTATCGGCAGTTGGGTGAAATCGGAGTTGCAGCCCGGACAGACGCTGCGCGAACCGCAGGCGCTGTTTGTCAAACTGGACCCGTCGATTGTCGATGCCGAGCGCGCTTTTCTGGGCGCTGAACGTGAAGAACGGGACATTTAG
- a CDS encoding ABC transporter permease: MLLPRAITRALFIFIPAAIGLAITALLIAVLGNSPLDVFSKTWDGAFKDTAKLAAVLNLWIPLTLAAIGLIITFTAGLWNIGVEGQMMIGAVAASWGAQFLPLPQPILIPACIVLGALGGAGWAILVGILKTRFGVNEIFGGVALNAIANTVAIYFISGPWQPPEGGSAQSTPPFPAEAWLPTASDQFQVSILMLAVTIAAVFAVVFALRGTRFGLELKATGKNAKSARLMGVPVTRASILALVICGALAGIGGSHRVLHTYHALRPLVSGGIGFYALLVTLLVGFRSGPVALVTFALAAVLAGSTRVSVLLGIDPSLVGVLQGILVLMILIGTGMRQRSVEKQGGPV; the protein is encoded by the coding sequence ATGCTGTTGCCCCGCGCCATAACCCGCGCGCTGTTTATCTTCATTCCTGCCGCAATCGGACTCGCTATCACAGCGCTTCTGATCGCCGTGCTAGGGAACAGTCCGCTGGACGTGTTCTCCAAAACATGGGATGGTGCCTTCAAGGACACAGCCAAACTCGCGGCTGTTCTGAACCTGTGGATCCCCCTTACACTCGCCGCGATTGGCCTGATCATTACGTTCACCGCCGGGCTGTGGAACATTGGCGTGGAAGGACAGATGATGATAGGCGCGGTGGCGGCCAGTTGGGGGGCGCAGTTTCTGCCCCTGCCCCAGCCCATCCTAATTCCGGCCTGTATCGTGCTCGGGGCATTGGGCGGAGCCGGATGGGCAATCCTGGTCGGTATCCTCAAGACCCGTTTTGGCGTCAACGAGATATTTGGCGGGGTCGCCCTGAACGCGATTGCCAATACCGTCGCCATCTACTTCATTTCAGGCCCGTGGCAGCCCCCGGAAGGCGGCAGCGCCCAGTCCACCCCTCCCTTCCCTGCTGAGGCGTGGCTGCCGACTGCGAGTGACCAGTTTCAGGTCAGTATCCTGATGCTGGCCGTCACGATTGCTGCCGTGTTTGCCGTCGTGTTTGCGTTGCGCGGAACGCGGTTCGGACTCGAGCTCAAGGCGACCGGCAAAAACGCAAAATCCGCACGGCTGATGGGCGTACCTGTCACCCGCGCATCGATCCTGGCTCTGGTGATCTGCGGGGCGCTGGCGGGGATCGGTGGATCGCACCGCGTGTTGCATACGTATCATGCGCTGCGCCCGCTGGTCAGCGGCGGAATCGGCTTCTATGCGCTGCTGGTGACATTGTTGGTCGGGTTCAGATCAGGGCCGGTTGCCTTGGTCACTTTCGCGCTGGCAGCGGTGCTGGCTGGCAGCACCCGCGTGAGCGTCCTGCTCGGGATCGACCCGTCGCTCGTCGGGGTCTTACAAGGCATCCTGGTACTGATGATTTTGATCGGCACGGGCATGCGCCAGCGCAGTGTCGAGAAACAAGGCGGTCCGGTATGA
- a CDS encoding ABC transporter permease — MNEALLNTLASIVANATPLVIAGIGETITERAGMVNLSLNGSLLLSAMTGFAAAVATNSVLVGLIAAAATGALIALILALTAIRLRQDQIAAGFVLTLLCADLAKFLGKPVVNIPGPRLESWDIPLLRDLPVVGRVFFQHDISVYFSFVLVLATWYVLFRTRPGLTLRAVGERPEAAYARGADVNRIRYFYAILGGALVGLAGAAYSLRIKAGWAANPSMDGDGWIALAIVIFAGWHPARVVLGAYLLAALRAVASELQRSPDFHFPVVLLNTLPWLLMLCTLMLVSGGWIERVIRVLPARIQGAARAVLRSNPPAALGTRFDG; from the coding sequence ATGAACGAAGCTCTGCTCAATACCCTGGCCAGCATCGTCGCCAACGCCACCCCATTGGTGATCGCTGGGATTGGCGAGACCATCACCGAGCGGGCCGGGATGGTAAATTTGTCGCTTAACGGCAGCTTGCTCCTGAGCGCAATGACCGGCTTCGCGGCGGCCGTCGCAACCAACTCTGTACTGGTTGGACTGATCGCGGCGGCGGCTACCGGCGCGCTGATCGCGCTGATCCTGGCACTGACGGCTATCCGGCTGCGGCAAGACCAGATCGCGGCGGGCTTCGTTCTCACCCTGCTGTGCGCCGATCTGGCGAAATTTCTTGGCAAGCCAGTCGTCAACATCCCCGGACCGCGCCTCGAATCATGGGATATTCCTCTGCTCCGCGACCTTCCCGTCGTCGGCCGTGTCTTCTTTCAGCACGATATCTCCGTCTACTTCAGCTTTGTGCTGGTGCTCGCGACGTGGTATGTGCTCTTTCGGACGCGTCCTGGATTGACACTGCGGGCTGTTGGCGAGAGGCCGGAAGCGGCGTATGCGCGCGGCGCCGACGTGAACCGGATCCGCTATTTCTATGCGATATTAGGCGGCGCGCTGGTGGGACTGGCGGGCGCGGCCTACTCGCTGCGAATAAAAGCGGGCTGGGCGGCCAACCCGTCGATGGATGGGGACGGCTGGATCGCCCTGGCCATCGTGATATTTGCGGGGTGGCATCCCGCCCGGGTCGTACTGGGCGCATACCTGCTGGCCGCGCTGCGTGCCGTCGCCTCTGAGCTGCAGCGATCACCCGACTTCCATTTTCCGGTCGTGCTTCTGAATACCCTGCCGTGGCTGCTGATGCTATGCACGCTGATGCTTGTAAGCGGCGGCTGGATCGAGCGCGTCATCCGGGTTCTGCCCGCTCGAATCCAGGGCGCAGCACGTGCGGTACTCCGCTCAAACCCGCCTGCAGCGCTGGGAACCCGCTTCGACGGATAG